The proteins below are encoded in one region of Silene latifolia isolate original U9 population chromosome 2, ASM4854445v1, whole genome shotgun sequence:
- the LOC141641478 gene encoding uncharacterized protein LOC141641478, producing the protein MAYLEITKELKLRFATFDIKQIPRDQNVEADALAALGATFKPGTIFTIPIVHVLEPTISKTGQDEGSKTGSQQLQEAGVLSNTINQEEATNWRKPYQDWLQNDILPAVKKEEILRDRSVSNKALRQGYFWPTIRKDVMEYAKKCDAYQRHAPVSHQPVENLHPVISPWPFIKWGMDIVGPLPKAPGNKVYMLAMTDYFSKWIEAESFSQKYTPRNPQSNGQAESNNKIIVENLRKKLEEIGGKWAEELPLVLWADRTAPKVATGQTPFSLVFRAEAVIPSEVKVHTHRYECLTEERNQVEMASNLDTVDELRTSAQIRMASYRQTVARSYNKNVKVGTLQVGDLVLRKVF; encoded by the exons ATGGCCTACCTGGAAATCACAAAGGAGTTAAAACTCAGGTTCGCCACCTTCGATATCAAGCAAATCCCCAGGGACCAGAACGTAGAGGCAGACGCCTTAGCTGCCCTGGGGGCAACGTTTAAACCAGGTACAATCTTTACCATACCTATCGTCCACGTACTGGAACCTACAATATCAAAAACAGGACAGGACGAAGGGAGTAAAACTGGCTCGCAACAGCTGCAGGAAGCAGGGGTGTTAAGCAACACCATCAATCAGGAGGAAGCCACTAACTGGAGGAAACCTTACCAAGACTGGTTGCAGAATGACATACTACCAGCAGTTAAAAAGGAG GAAATCCTTC GGGATAGGAGCGTGTCCAATAAGGCCCTCAGGCAGGGATACTTTTGGCCAACAATACGTAAAGATGTTATGGAGTATGCAAAGAAGTGTGATGCCTATCAAAGACATGCACCAGTCAGCCACCAGCCAGTAGAGAACCTGCACCCAGTTATCTCACCTTGGCCTTTTATAAAATGGGGGATGGATATAGTGGGACCACTGCCCAAGGCACCAGGAAACAAGGTCTACATGCTCGCCATGAcggattacttctccaagtggatagaggcagaatcATTCTCCCAG AAATATACCCCGAGGAACCCCcagtccaatggacaagctgaatccaACAACAAAATCATAGTGGAAAACCTAAGAAAGAAGCTGGAAGAGATTGGGGGCAAATGGGCAGAGGAGCTACCactggtcctctgggctgacaggaCCGCCCCTAAGGTAGCGACAGGACAAACACCTTTCAGCCTAGTATTCAGAGCCGAGGCAGTTATTCCATCAGAAGTCAAGGTCCATACCCATAGATACGAGTGCCTAACAGAAGAGCGGAATCAAGTGGAAATGGCGAGCAACCTGGATACGGTGGACGAGCTCAGAACCAGCGCCCAGATTAGGATGGCTTCATACAGACAAACAGTAGCCCGGAGCTACAACAAAAACGTAAAGGTCGGGACCCTGCAAGTAGGAGACCTGGTCCTGAGGAAGGTCTTCTAG